From the genome of Vitis riparia cultivar Riparia Gloire de Montpellier isolate 1030 chromosome 2, EGFV_Vit.rip_1.0, whole genome shotgun sequence, one region includes:
- the LOC117907803 gene encoding tRNA pseudouridine synthase A: MLSTGAVEIGRDLMENEKENKVYVHYTHTHPTKFSRWTARESHQFMYKRPWQQVLDFYSNVVTGRCSLLGLLGIETHPIHDGEIVEASDKTEFGNVLTKDRGGRWARLTFKIVLSYHGASFDGWQKQPGLNTVQGLVEASLGRFVDERKAQQLKEKNLPVEGMVTVAGRTDKGVTALQQVCSFYTWKKDVKVQDIEDAINGAAPGKLRVISVSEVSRIFHPNFSAKWRHYFYIFPLNDGDDGEQISENEMDIQKIIFNEKYGEQGSECPTQYNGGENTENLIFDDDGEFESRKKPSTFSISRVDQLLRQLEGKLLSYKIFARDTKASRNIGPPTECFVFHARATEARLQFSDDGEGTKVMCIELVANRFLRKMVRVLVATSIREAAAGAEQDALLKLMDATCRRATAPPAPPNGLCLIDVGFTEFDPQICFIR, translated from the exons ATGCTGTCGACTGGTGCAGTAGAAATAGGGAGGGATCTGatggaaaatgagaaggaaaacaAGGTTTACGTTCACTACACCCACACTCACCCCACCAAATTCTCTAGGTGGACTGCGAG GGAAAGTCACCAATTTATGTATAAAAGGCCCTGGCAACAAGTTCTTGATTTTTACTCAAATGTGGTGACCGGGCGCTGCTCATTGTTGGGATTGCTTGGAATTGAG ACACATCCTATTCATGATGGTGAAATTGTAGAGGCTTCTGATAAAACTGAATTTGGTAATGTTCTGACTAAAGATAGGGGTGGGAGGTGGGCAAGATTGACATTTAAGATTGTTCTTTCGTATCATGGTGCCTCTTTTGATGGGTGGCAGAAGCAGCCTGGCTTGAACACTGTTCAAGG TTTAGTAGAAGCATCACTTGGGAGATTTGTTGATGAGAGAAAGGCACAACAGCTGAAAGAGAAGAATTTACCTGTAGAAGGCATGGTTACTGTTGCTGGACGCACAGACAAGGGAGTGACAGCTCTTCAACAAGTGTGCTCTTTCT ATACTTGGAAGAAGGATGTTAAAGTTCAAGATATTGAAGATGCCATCAATGGTGCAGCACCAGGAAAGCTCAGGGTTATATCTGTTTCTGag GTATCACGTATATTCCATCCTAATTTCTCTGCCAAGTGGAggcattatttttatattttccctttGAATGATGGGGATGATGGGGAGCAAATTAGTGAGAATGAGATGGATATtcagaaaatcatttttaatgaaaagtaTGGTGAGCAGGGAAGTGAATGTCCTACTCAATACAATGGTGGGGAGAATACGGAGAACttaatatttgatgatgatggtgaGTTTGAAAGCAGAAAGAAACCAAGTACGTTCAGCATAAGCAGAGTCGACCAACTTTTGCGACAATTAGAAGGAAAGTTATTATCCTACAAAATATTTGCACGGGATACAAAAGCTTCAAGAAAcat aGGTCCACCAACAGAATGTTTTGTCTTCCATGCTCGAGCCACAGAAGCCAGATTACAATTTTCT GATGATGGAGAAGGAACAAAAGTTATGTGTATTGAGCTGGTTGCTAATCGCTTCTTACGCAAG ATGGTTCGGGTGCTTGTGGCAACATCAATAAGGGAAGCAGCTGCAGGTGCAGAGCAGGATGCATTGCTTAAGCTGATGGATGCTACATGCAGGCGAGCCACGGCTCCTCCAGCCCCCCCTAATGGCCTTTGTCTCATTGACGTTGGATTTACTGAATTTGATCCACAAATTTGCTTCATCCGATAA